The Coffea arabica cultivar ET-39 chromosome 1e, Coffea Arabica ET-39 HiFi, whole genome shotgun sequence genome has a window encoding:
- the LOC113692563 gene encoding uncharacterized protein, which produces MAPCRMLNQIPRELTDWKNNMTHEVKRLFKYVGHLPSLLSITPNVAIIQALLEYWDPEGSIFRFGECELTPTLEEIEGLLQIPGKGYPMIYPTNGTREQFYRFLGLRQVSMNQHPDARSCPLEFLYERFGERGSYEQYRTDFFISKEQWVEKRVQAFGLALINLLLFPQKHGKITFFTINMVQSLFSGINGMTPTLVPVIIADIFMAATECQKKRGFFYGSNLILQMWAMEHLAKRTLNPLGSCLPAENWIESHRERVKKYYRIASPTQFIQEFDNLTPEKIQWVLDWTKVRDPVFTTTQHSFIPLAGTNGLVAYIPQRVMRQFGYPQRIPMIQGLENIRLNTVAESRSMVLEAWGNLLSLESLHLDQVNKLEPKVISEYNEWIKLTIEQARKKSQSAPVSPEEQIDKLKKELEDYQLQLIVADHALEDARAQLKWETRKTEKLERALDAFDKIREGIRKLSIGRSKESQRTSLARHEDFVKMVNRTINEAIFFTIATQRSPIITRSRSRALRQPVNMSSMPEASERSAMVTSPDFTALGAQLSEVLDKFNDLSVEMAAQRRVIDQLVTSNSGGGVPNDREPVDTHPHAQDNQPPHTSNAQTTFLPSFANPLENTFTQLNSDLSYTHPNYILINPTSNQIPQTHPQTNLNVPPNPQEPHHHVAAPFVLDTAAQGKAAVEEQPVPIDKDLLRRLDRFDDFMKKNQGLSRHSGLDYDELCLFPDIQLPLGFKTPKFSKYDGTGNPKTHLKMFANKLGKPVDDENLPMRLFPESLEGDALDWYSNLKSGEVKTWLDLSTAFVKQYEFNCELAPTRTTLEGTKRKPSEDHKTYAKRWRKLAAKVEPPMTEEEIVRTFIKAHDPPYFEEIFRMTGSSFAAIINKLEEYDEFVKAGKIVNVSALKLQLDALQNQSNIGKKSQFKKKEGETAFIWDQGPSFRPKNHPIYSVPYQYYTNAQPVYHATTQLHHSRPSHLNTSPLPPTPQPIFQNHSRPNYYPRPTLQNNNPSQNPFQTREVQNQRQFRTFTNLGRPIDQLYEQLRAAGKISTVPPKLYPRGPPDSYDPQAICAYHSGSPGHTTGNCWALKHKIQDMIDSGDIVLRRKGEQGPNVSKNPLPEHGNTVGVIIADEDCVDPTQYIVDETEVFGVMEADHARMRKLSPVEKSMTKDNVEGNLKSFVFEKEEPFIAEGGVSEVNKVPFILDLPSFEWDVSEPVILEFPEQMPVNNLQEIPWNYEEPSLLIGDKKCLKEEVPTIARFEKVAKNSEIGVQFKAKDNSSTPKPLVSEKEAVDFLKMLKRSEYKTVEQLDRMSTQISFLNLLLTSELHREALLKILNEAQVPKDIPVDKFSNIVGNVLAANHIAFSDDDLTVEGIGHNRALYISVRCNGKLLPRVLVDNGSALNICPWNTLTKLGFLDIKLRPSATVVRGFDSSKRESMGEVDLVLEIGPAQFQVTCQVMDFSGVYNILLGRPWIHASNSVPSSLHQILRFIANDQLITVFAEDDCTMIVDAKFNGENRQRNPISAHHVADIVSVGWASRDKSLTHSDLPEASIMMAREMIRGGYEIGKGLGRELQGILEPIEIPTQKDTFGLGFHPTAKDRKEMQARKQAEKKGKQTALNIPPLYHTFPRPSEVIMPETKNFVEEIEVDLSQLFVGAIDEEEPSENLEFLPIIEGAIQNWTADYFPSRREFRWPQIKPFDPLDVTILEFDGCNLDISHELEIMQSEIQNESDNEEEFESVSRDLIQYEEKSKPNLEETEIINIGTKTEVKEVKVSIHLNKKQKEEMIEFLMLFQDVFAWSYDDMPGISTDIVVHRLPIDPNFLPVKQKPRKFKPEMSLKIKEQVVKQLNAKIIMVSHYPTWLSNPVPVPKKSGEVRVCVDYRDLNKASPKDDFPLPNIHILLDNTAGHEIESFGDCFAGYHQILMAEEDREKTSFITPWGTFCYRVMPFGLKNAGATYQRTMTTLFHDMIHKEMEVYVDDIIIKSKKVDDHLVDLKKLFERLRKYNLKLNPAKCAFGAPAGKLLGFIVSKKGIEIDPAKIKAIRDMPIPKCQKDVKSFLGKINFIGRFIGQLTSTCEPLFKLLKKNASMDWNEDCQQAFDKIKNYLLNPPVLVPPQPGRPLIMYLSVLDEAVGCVLGQHDESGRKEQAIYYLSKKFTAYEANYSFLERSCCALAWAAQKLRHYLLGYTTYLISRSDPLKYLLEKSMPTGRMAKWQMILSEFDIVFTTQKAVKGQVIADHLAENPRDDDYQPLHTYFPDEEILFVGAVEDMSEQYPGWRLFFDGKHYPATAKLRFPCTNNMAEYEACIFGLKMALDMEIKDLIAFSDSDLLVHQTLKQWVTRDSKIMLYHCNLLSLASKFRNLELRHIPRTRNAFADALATLSSMIQHPDELVIEPIQIQLQNRPAHCLVTERVTDGRSWYKDIKEFMKTGSYPPDTDSVAKIFLRRMSSRFFLNGEVLYKKTSDLGLLRCINEEEADYMMKEVHSGVCGPHMNGHLLAKKIMRTGYFWLTMDMTAPWPCSIWGMDVIGTIDPSASNGHRFILVAIEYFTKWVEAASYKHVTKKVVSDFLRNNIICRFGVPETLITDNAKNLNNDMVDGLCEQFKIKHRNSAIYRPQMNGAVEAANKNLKKILMYGMEAVLPAEVEIPSLRILMEAQIEEAEWVRERQEQLSLIDEKRLNAVCHGQCYQQRMARAYNKKVKPRLFEVGDKVLKRILPMQDEAKGKFAPNWQGPFIVKKVLSGGALILMEMDGQIFPQPINADMCKKFFI; this is translated from the exons ATGGCTCCGTGCAGAATGCTGAACCAGATACCTCGGGAACTAACAGACTGGAAAAATAATATGACACATGAGGTGAAAAGACTGTTCAAATATGTGGGACATTTACCGAGTCTTCTAAGCATAACTCCAAATGTTGCAATCATTCAAGCTCTACTTGAGTACTGGGATCCAGAAGGTTCTATTTTTCGATTCGGTGAATGTGAACTAACACCAACTTTAGAAGAAATAGAAGGATTATTGCAGATACCTGGGAAAGGTTATCCTATGATATATCCAACTAATGGAACAAGGGAACAGTTTTATAGGTTTTTGGGATTAAGGCAGGTTAGTATGAACCAACATCCGGATGCGAGATCGTGTCCGTTAGAGTTTCTGTATGAACGATTTGGAGAAAGAGGGTCCTATGAACAGTACCGAACCGATTTTTTTATAAGTAAGGAGCAATGGGTAGAGAAGCGAGTGCAAGCGTTTGGATTAGCTTTGATCAATCTGTTGTTGTTCCCGCAAAAGCATGGAAAGATCACATTTTTCACTATCAACATGGTTCAGAGCCTATTTTCAGGGATTAATGGAATGACCCCTACCTTGGTGCCTGTAATCATTGCCGACATCTTCATGGCCGCTACTGAATGTCAAAAGAAAAGAGGTTTCTTTTATGGGTCAAATTTGATACTCCAAATGTGGGCAATGGAGCATCTAGCGAAGAGAACGCTCAATCCTTTGGGATCTTGTCTCCCCGCAGAGAATTGGATCGAATCACACCGAGAAAGGGTCAAAAAGTATTATCGAATTGCATCTCCGACTCAGTTTATTCAAGAGTTCGATAACTTGACACCTGAGAAAATACAATGGGTTTTGGATTGGACAAAAGTTAGGGATCCGGTTTTCACGACTACCCAACACAGTTTTATCCCCCTAGCAGGCACCAATGGATTGGTCGCATATATTCCGCAACGAGTCATGAGGCAATTTGGGTATCCGCAAAGAATTCCGATGATACAAGGGCTTGAAAATATCAGACTCAACACAGTTGCTGAAAGTCGGAGCATGGTATTGGAAGCTTGGGGAAATCTTCTTAGTTTAGAGAGCTTGCACTTGGATCAAGTGAACAAATTGGAACCTAAGGTCATTTCAGAGTATAATGAGTGGATCAAACTGACAATTGAACAAGCTCGAAAGAAGTCACAGTCCGCTCCTGTCAGCCCTGAAGAGCAGATAGACAAGCTGAAGAAAGAACTCGAGGATTATCAATTGCAACTCATAGTGGCCGACCATGCCCTGGAAGACGCTCGAGCGCAATTAAAGTGGGagacaagaaaaactgaaaagttGGAGAGAGCCCTGGATGCATTTGACAAAATTCGAGAAGGAATTCGGAAGCTTAGTATAGGAAGGTCTAAGGAGTCTCAACGTACTAGTTTAGCAAGGCATGAGGATTTTGTAAAAATGGTCAATCGAACCATCAATGAAGCT ATATTTTTCACAATTGCTACCCAAAGAAGCCCCATCATCACCAGGTCTCGAAGTAGAGCCTTGAGACAGcctgtaaacatgagttcaatGCCTGAGGCTTCGGAAAGATCTGCTATGGTTACATCACCGGACTTCACAGCATTGGGAGCTCAGTTAAGTGAGGTACTTGACAAGTTCAATGACTTAAGTGTTGAAATGGCCGCACAGAGGCGTGTCATTGATCAGTTGGTAACAAGCAATAGCGGTGGTGGTGTCCCAAATGACCGAGAACCTGTCGATACCCACCCACATGCACAAGACAATCAACCACCTCACACATCCAATGCCCAGACAactttccttccttccttcgcTAATCCCCTTGAAAATACCTTTACCCAACTAAATTCAGACCTTTCCTATACGCATCCGAATTATATACTGATTAACCCAACCAGTAACCAAATCCCTCAAACCCATCCACAAACTAATCTGAACGTTCCCCCCAACCCTCAGGAACCTCACCATCACGTTGCAGCACCTTTTGTGTTGGACACTGCAGCTCAAGGGAAGGCGGCGGTAGAAGAACAACCTGTGCCTATTGACAAAGATCTGTTGAGAAGATTGGATCGATTCGATGATTTTATGAAAAAGAATCAAGGATTGAGCAGGCATAGTGGGTTGGATTACGATGAATTGTGTCTTTTCCCAGATATTCAGCTACCATTGGGATTCAAAACTCCCAAATTCAGCAAATATGATGGAACTGGAAATCCCAAGACGCATCTTAAgatgtttgccaacaagttaggTAAGCCAGTGGATGATGAAAATTTGCCTATGCGTCTATTTCCGGAAAGTTTAGAGGGGGACGCTCTAGAttggtattcaaatttgaaatctgGAGAGGTAAAAACTTGGTTAGATCTGTCAACAGCTTTTGTGAAGCAGTATGAGTTTAATTGTGAATTGGCACCAACACGAACAACACTGGAGGGTACAAAAAGAAAGCCATCGGAAGATCACAAGACCTATGCAAAGCGGTGGAGAAAGTTAGCTGCCAAAGTGGAGCCACCCATGACTGAGGAGGAGATTGTTCGTACTTTCATCAAGGCTCATGATCCACCCTACTTCGAAgagatttttcgcatgactggaagTTCATTTGCCGCTATTATTAACAAGTTGGAGGAATACGACGAGTTTGTCAAGGcagggaagattgttaatgtatCGGCATTGAAGTTGCAATTGGATGCTCTACAGAATCAAAGCAACATTGGGAAAAAGTCCcaattcaagaagaaagaaggagaaacTGCTTTTATATGGGATCAAGGCCCGTCTTTTAGACCCAAAAACCATCCCATCTATTCTGTTCCTTACCAGTATTACACCAACGCTCAACCAGTCTACCACGCTACTACCCAACTCCATCATTCCCGACCAAGTCATTTGAATACCTCACCATTACCTCCGACTCCACAACCTATCTTTCAAAATCACTCCCGTCCCAATTATTATCCCAGACCAACCCTACAAAATAATAACCCTTCTCAAAATCCTTTTCAAACCAGGGAAGTGCAAAATCAAAGGCAATTTCGAACCTTCACCAATTTGGGCCGACCCATTGATCAATTGTATGAGCAGTTAAGAGCAGCGGGAAAAATTAGCACTGTTCCTCCCAAACTCTATCCCAGAGGTCCTCCTGACAGTTATGATCCACAAGCAATCTGTGCCTACCATTCTGGAAGTCCAGGCCATACCACTGGCAATTGTTGGGCTCTAAAACATAAGATCCAGGATATGATTGATTCTGGAGACATCGTTCTTAGAAGAAAGGGAGAGCAGGGACCGAATGTTAGTAAGAATCCTTTACCTGAGCATGGGAACACTGTGGGAGTTATCATCGCTGATGAAGATTGTGTAGATCCCACTCAGTACATTGTAGATGAAACTGAAGTGTTTGGCGTGATGGAGGCTGATCATGCGAGAATGAGAAAACTGTCGCCTGTTGAAAAGTCCATGACTAAGGATAATGTCGAGGgaaatttgaaatcttttgTGTTTGAAAAAGAGGAGCCATTCATAGCAGAAGGGGGAGTTTCCGAGGTTAACAAAGTTCCTTTTATTCTGGATCTGCCATCTTTTGAATGGGATGTATCAGAGCCTGTTATTCTCGAATTTCCAGAACAAATGCCTGTCAATAACTTGCAAGAGATACCATGGAACTACGAGGAACCTAGTCTGTTGATTGGAGATAAAAAATGCTTGAAGGAGGAGGTACCTACTATTGCCAGGTTTGAAAAAGTTGCGAAAAATTCCGAAATCGGCGTTCAATTCAAAGCCAAGGATAATTCTTCAACCCCCAAGCCTCTTGTGTCTGAAAAGGAAGCTGTGGATTTTTTAAAGATGCTGAAGAGAAGTGAGTACAAAACAGTGGAGCAATTGGATAGGATGTCTactcaaatttcttttctgaatcttctcttgaCCTCCGAGCTACATAGAGAAGCATTGCTCAAAATTCTGAATGAAGCTCAAGTCCCTAAGGATATTCCGGTGGATAAATTTTCTAACATCGTGGGGAATGTACTTGCTGCTAATCATATTGCCTTCTCTGATGACGATCTGACTGTAGAGGGGATCGGGCATAACAGAGCCTTGTATATATCAGTCCGTTGCAATGGAAAGCTGTTGCCGAGGGTTTTAGTGGATAATGGGTCAGCGTTGAATATCTGTCCATGGAACACTCTCACCAAGCTTGGATTTCTTGATATTAAACTCCGTCCATCTGCAACTGTGGTTCGAGGATTTGATAGTTCAAAAAGGGAATCTATGGGTGAAGTAGATCTGGTATTGGAGATAGGCcctgctcaattccaagttactTGCCAAGTCATGGACTTCTCCGGCGTTTACAATATTTTGCTTGGAAGACCTTGGATACATGCTTCCAATTCAGTGCCATCTTCGTTGCATCAAATATTGAGATTTATTGCGAATGATCAACTCATTACTGTGTTTGCTGAGGATGACTGTACCATGATCGTTGATGCAAAATTCAATGGTGAAAACAGACAAAGGAATCCAATTTCAGCTCATCATGTTGCTGACATCGTCTCTGTGGGATGGGCATCCAGGGATAAGTCTCTAACTCATTCAGATTTGCCAGAGGCCAGTATTATGATGGCGAGGGAGATGATCCGAGGCGGATACGAAATAGGAAAAGGTCTTGGGAGAGAATTACAAGGAATTTTGGAGCCAATAGAGATCCCGACGCAGAAGGATACATTTGGATTGGGATTTCATCCGACTGCTAAGGATAGAAAGGAAATGCAAGCTCGAAAACAAGCTGAAAAGAAGGGCAAGCAAACTGCCTTAAATATCCCGCCGCTATATCACACTTTTCCTCGTCCATCAGAAGTGATCATGccagaaacaaaaaattttgtggaagaaattgaagtggaccTATCTCAATTATTTGTCGGGGCAATTGATGAAGAGGAGCCATCAGAGAATTTAGAATTTTTGCCAATTATCGAGGGAGCCATTCAAAATTGGACTGCTGATTAttttccctctcgaagggaatttcg ATGGCCACAAATAAAACCCTTCGACCCTTTGGATGTCACCATTTTGGAATTCGATGGCTGCAATCTCGATATCTCTCATGAGCTTGAAATCATGcaatctgaaattcaaaacgagaGCGACAATGAGGAAGAATTTGAGTCTGTTTCCAGAGATTTAATACAGtatgaagagaaatccaaaCCCAACTTAGAAGAAACAGAAATCATCAATATTGGCACTAAGACCGAGGTTAAAGAGGTTAAAGTCAGCATTCATTTGAATAAGAAACAGAAGGAGGAAATGATTGAATTCTTAATGCTATTTCAAGATGTGTTCGCATGGTCCTACGATGATATGCCAGGGATCTCTACAGATATAGTGGTTCACAGGTTGCCAATTGATCCAAATTTTTTACCTGTAAAGCAGAAGCCGCGtaaattcaaaccagaaatgAGTCTCAAGATAAAGGAACAAGTTGTGAAGCAACTCAATGCTAAGATAATCATGGTGTCTCATTATCCCACCTGGCTATCGAACCCTGTGCCAGTGCCTAAGAAATCTGGTGAAGTGCGAGTATGTGTTGATTACAGAGATTTGAATAAGGCCAGTCCGAAAGACGATTTTCCTTTGCCAAACATTCATATTCTTTTGGACAATACTGCTGGACACGAAATTGAATCTTTTGGTGATTGTTTTGCTGGGTATCATCAAATTTTAATGGCAGAAGAAGACAGAGAGAAAACCTCTTTTATCACCCCATGGGGAACCTTTTGTTATCGAGTGATGCCTTTCGGGCTGAAAAATGCTGGAGCCACTTATCAGAGAACCATGACTACTTTGTTCCATGACATGATTCACAAGGAGATGGAggtttatgtggatgatatcataattAAATCCAAGAAGGTTGATgaccatttggttgatttaaAGAAGCTGTTTGAAAGATTGAGGAAGTATAATTTGAAGTTGAACCCTGCAAAATGTGCTTTTGGAGCTCCGGCTGGTAAGTTATTGGGTTTTATTGTCAGCAAAAagggcatagagatagatcctgcgaaaataaaagcaattcgagatatgcccaTTCCAAAATGTCAAAAAGATGTGAAAAGTTTTCTTGGAAAGATCAATTTCATTGGCCGATTCATTGGACAGTTAACCTCTACCTGTGAGCCTTTGTTCAAATTGTTGAAAAAGAATGCGTCAATGGATTGGAATGAAGATTGTCAACAGGCTTTTGATAAGATCAAGAATTATTTGTTAAATCCTCCGGTCTTAGTGCCACCTCAGCCAGGGAGACCTCTGATTATGTATTTGTCTGTTCTTGATGAGGCTGTCGGATGCGTTCTGGGACAGCATGACGAGTCTGGGAGAAAGGAACAAGCCATCTACTATCTGAGCAAGAAATTTACAGCATATGAGGCCAACTATTCTTTCCTTGAGAGAAGTTGTTGTGCTTTAGCATGGGCAGCTCAGAAGTTGAGACATTATTTGCTCGGTTATACCACTTACTTGATTTCCCGTTCCGATCCTCTGAAATACCTGTTGGAAAAGTCGATGCCCACGGGACGTATGGCTAAGTGGCAAATGATCCTTTCCGAATTCGATATTGTCTTCACAACACAAAAGGCAGTCAAGGGTCAAGTTATAGCAgatcatttggcagaaaatccaaGAGATGATGATTATCAGCCATTGCATACCTACTTTCCTGATGAAGAAATCCTGTTCGTTGGAGCGGTTGAGGACATGAGTGAGCAGTATCCTGGATGGAGGTTATTTTTTGACG GGAAACATTATCCTGCTACTGCCAAATTACGATTTCCTTGTACCAACAACATGGCTGAGTATGAAGCTTGTatttttggattgaaaatgGCATTGGACATGGAGATCAAGGATCTGATAGcattcagtgattcagatttacTTGTGCACCAGACGCTTAAACAGTGGGTAACTCgggattcaaaaattatgttgTATCATTGTAACTTGCTTAGTTTGGCCAGCAAATTCAGGAATTTGGAACTCAGACATATTCCCCGCACTCGTAATGCCTTTGCTGATGCTTTAGCTACTCTGTCTTCGATGATCCAACATCCAGATGAGCTGGTGATTGAACCTATACAGATTCAACTTCAGAATAGGCCAGCGCATTGTCTGGTTACAGAAAGGGTCACTGATGGTCGCTCCTGGTACAAGGATATTAAGGAATTCATGAAAACAGGATCCTACCCTCCTGATACTGATTCTGTTGCAAAAATTTTCTTACGCAGAATGTCATCAAGATTCTTCTTGAATGGAGAAGTGCTATACAAGAAAACATCTGATTTGGGCCTTCTGAGATGCATCAATGAAGAGGAAGCCGATTATATGATGAAAGAGGTGCATAGTGGGGTTTGTGGGCCACACATGAATGGGCATCTACTGGCTAAGAAGATCATGAGAACAGGATATTTTTGGCTTACCATGGA TATGACTGCTCCATGGCCATGTTCGATCTGGGGAATGGATGTGATCGGAACTATTGATCCTTCTGCTTCAAATGGGCATCGATTCATTTTAGTGGCGATTGAATATTTCACCAAGTGGGTTGAGGCCGCATCCTATAAGCATGTGACTAAGAAAGTGGTGTCGgatttcttgagaaataatatCATCTGTCGTTTTGGGGTACCAGAGACGTTGATCACTGATAATGCCAAGAACCTCAATAATGATATGGTGGATGGATTATGTGAACAGTTCAAGATTAAACATCGAAATTCGGCCATTTacaggcctcagatgaatggagccgtTGAAgctgcaaataaaaatttgaaaaagat TcttatgtatggaatggaagcagtCCTGCCTGCagaagttgaaattccttccttgCGCATTCTGATGGAAGCTCAGATAGAAGAAGCTGAATGGGTTAGAGAACGTCAGGAGCAGTTGTCTCTAATTGATGAAAAGAGATTGAATGCCGTCTGTCATGGACAATGTTATCAGCAACGAATGGCCCGTGCTTACAACAAAAAGGTTAAGCCCCGtttgtttgaagttggagataagGTTTTGAAACGGATTCTTCCAATGCAAGATGAGGCTAAAGGGAAGTTTGCTCCCAATTGGCAAGGACCATTCATTGTTAAGAAAGTGCTATCCGGAGGAGCGCTTATCCTTATGGAAATGGACGGTCAAATTTTTCCCCAACCAATCAATGCAgacatgtgcaaaaagtttttcatttga